The following coding sequences are from one Streptomyces dengpaensis window:
- a CDS encoding esterase/lipase family protein — protein sequence MSLPRIPGINSESAATEIARTPERMSGNAQSMGHRVGAALDPAAAEDDWGRPPDQKRPNPVVLAHGTLGDRESVWRKIVPALRTEGHRVFRLNYGELPTLPRLYGLGDIRKSAQELADFVDRVLADTKAEQVDLVGHSQGGMLPHYYLKYLGGTGKVRRVVGIAPSSHGVEVAGLTALVRQVPGVRGVVEDKVLFRVSPAFTQLLHDSEFVSELVAQGDTVDGVGYTVIWTTRDELVQPPESQQLTPTLPAHPVTNLCLQTLAPGNRTTHLAMPYDPVVIRETVKALAD from the coding sequence ATGTCCTTGCCCCGCATTCCCGGCATCAACTCCGAAAGTGCCGCTACCGAAATCGCCCGCACCCCCGAGCGGATGTCCGGCAACGCCCAGTCCATGGGCCACCGCGTCGGTGCCGCGCTCGACCCCGCCGCGGCGGAGGACGACTGGGGCCGGCCCCCGGACCAGAAGCGCCCGAACCCGGTCGTGCTGGCGCACGGCACGCTCGGCGACCGCGAGTCCGTCTGGCGGAAGATCGTGCCCGCACTCAGAACCGAAGGGCATCGCGTCTTCCGCCTGAACTACGGGGAGTTGCCCACCCTGCCGCGCCTGTACGGGCTCGGCGACATCCGCAAGTCGGCCCAGGAGCTGGCGGACTTCGTCGACCGGGTGCTGGCGGACACCAAGGCGGAACAGGTGGACCTCGTCGGCCACTCGCAGGGCGGGATGCTGCCGCACTACTACCTCAAGTACCTCGGCGGAACGGGGAAGGTGCGCCGCGTGGTGGGCATCGCGCCCAGCAGTCACGGCGTCGAGGTGGCGGGGCTGACGGCACTGGTCCGTCAAGTCCCCGGTGTGCGGGGGGTCGTGGAGGACAAGGTGCTGTTCCGGGTGAGCCCCGCGTTCACCCAGCTGCTGCACGACTCGGAGTTCGTGAGTGAGCTGGTGGCGCAGGGCGACACGGTGGACGGCGTCGGCTACACCGTCATCTGGACGACCCGGGACGAGCTGGTCCAGCCGCCCGAGTCACAGCAGCTGACGCCCACCCTGCCGGCGCACCCCGTCACGAACCTCTGTCTGCAGACCCTCGCCCCGGGGAACCGGACCACGCACCTGGCCATGCCGTACGACCCGGTCGTCATCAGGGAGACGGTCAAGGCGCTGGCCGATTGA